One stretch of Miscanthus floridulus cultivar M001 chromosome 18, ASM1932011v1, whole genome shotgun sequence DNA includes these proteins:
- the LOC136522952 gene encoding uncharacterized protein, with protein MEGGGPPGPSQAIPVSGDAYCNSSTAPVDAAGSSSPAVGRKLLFRRMLIGVNDGRYFHGLFHCIDKHGNIILQDAVEYRSAARHCSPPTEQRCLGLILIPAACRSSCQASHPHAAQSTAAASRRRASSRRRSTASSRAMAASVAEDEEPEWSDSSRRRASSRRRSTASSRGMAASVAEDEEPEWSDSSGETSTRA; from the exons ATGGAAGGAGGAGGGCCACCAGGGCCATCCCAAGCCATCCCGGTTTCCGGAGACGCGTACTGCAACAGCTCCACTGCGCCCGTGGATGCTGCCGGCAGCAGCTCGCCGGCCGTCGGGCGGAAGCTGCTGTTCCGGCGGATGCTCATCGGCGTCAACGACGGCCGCTACTTCCACGGCCTATTCCACTGCATCGACAAGCACGGCAACATCATCCTCCAGGACGCCGTGGAGTACCGCAGCGCCGCCCGCCATTGCTCGCCTCCCACGGAGCAGCGCTGCCTGGGGCTCATCCTCATCCCGGCCGCCTGCCGGTCGTCTTGCCAG GCGTCGCATCCCCACGCCGCCCAGAGCACGGCCGCCGCATCCCGGCGCCGCGCGTCCAGCAGGAGAAGGTCCACGGCCTCCagccgcgccatggccgcctctgTGGCGGAGGACGAGGAGCCGGAGTGGTCAGACTCTTCCCGGCGCCGCGCGTCCAGCAGGAGAAGGTCCACGGCCTCCAGCCGCGGCATGGCCGCCTCTGTGGCGGAGGACGAGGAGCCGGAGTGGTCGGACTCTTCCGGAGAGACGTCAACGCGGGCGTAG
- the LOC136520274 gene encoding geranylgeranyl transferase type-2 subunit alpha 1-like isoform X1 gives MHGRPRRPAKPEDEEAASAKAAKLRDLQAQVLHNHHARTACRYTKEAIGLSFKLLEINPEAYTAWNYRKLAFQHNVKELSDPEAIKSAVDDELRVVEVALRQNPKSYGAWYHRKWLLNQKLAPVDFKREFGLLDKLLKVDARNFHGWNYRRFLARFMGVPDEEELKYTMDKISENFSNYSAWHNRSILLSNLLIQQSKGFESKQKIFSEEFELVTQALFTDPSDQSGWFYHLWLLAQTSSPDNPQLIASWPSNAAKLTSSLIKEKVEQHTLSSIWSRTVPIVLYFNEPVKGLNQSSVNLKSDLEFSKDIQWRPLTMADSGYSNCWAAYLQISNECSSLQEYSVEVNIPCSDDIVSRSGSNYNSPVHFTFDIELISNDTAQGLDLFDKPVAWNCSESFQSHGNRDPIPVDLLKITSALVEQDSNWHFERLSEEIDLFRELPDDNSKFGKLTLARLLLACAAIKSRGRSLIERKGYCEEALGLFTDLIHLDPSHKQYYEDERSLVLMDKLTCDMETFMNHCSVQVQPNSAPLNHVQLCRLSLTRIGFAERLLWVQMLDLSHNSLRSVEGLEALQHLMFLNISNNQISSFTALEPLMKIISLKVLDLSFNKIGAHSIDTTRYICSSPFSHKIKASEAFEEYQKVNINVEEYWDAIRFFRSLKLAQLDIKGNEIASKENFRTLVVTLIPCLKWFDGEDVN, from the exons ATGCACGGCCGGCCGCGGCGCCCAGCCAAGCCtgaggacgaggaggcggcgtCAGCGAAAGCCGCCAAGCTCCGGGACCTCCAGGCCCAGGTCCTGCACAATCACCATGCCCGCAC GGCCTGTAGGTACACCAAGGAGGCAATTGGGCTGAGCTTCAAGTTGCTCGAGATAAATCCAGAGGCCTACACCGCATGGAACTACCGGAAGCTTGCGTTTCAGCACAATGTGAAGGAGCTTTCTGACCCGGAGGCCATCAAGTCTGCTGTTGATGATGAGCTGAGAGTG GTTGAGGTTGCTTTAAGGCAGAACCCAAAGTCCTATGGGGCTTGGTATCACCGGAAGTGGTTGCTAAACCAAAAGCTAGCGCCCGTGGATTTCAAACGTGAGTTTGGCCTCTTGGATAAACTGTTGAAGGTGGACGCCAGGAATTTCCATGGATGGAATTACCGAAG GTTCCTTGCAAGATTCATGGGCGTGCCAGATGAGGAGGAGCTAAAGTATACCATGGATAAAATCAGTGAGAACTTCAGTAATTACTCGGCATGGCATAATCGTAG TATACTTCTGTCCAACCTACTAATCCAGCAGAGCAAAGGTTTTGAGTCAAAGCAGAAGATTTTTTCCGAGGAGTTTGAACTTGTTACTCAAGCTCTCTTTACAGATCCAAGTGACCAAAGTGGATGGTTCTATCACCTCTGGCTTTTAGCTCAAACGTCTAGTCCAGATAACCCCCAGCTGATTGCTTCATGGCCTTCTAATGCTGCAAAGCTCACTTCCTCTTTGATCAAGGAAAAAGTTGAGCAGCACACACTTTCATCCATCTGGTCAAGGACTGTACCCATTGTTCTTTATTTTAATGAGCCTGTCAAAGGATTAAATCAATCAAGTGTTAACTTAAAGTCTGATTTGGAGTTCAGCAAGGATATTCAATGGAGACCCCTCACAATGGCAGACTCTGGGTATTCTAACTGTTGGGCCGCATATCTCCAAATTAGCAATGAATGTAGCAGTTTGCAGGAATATTCTGTTGAAGTGAACATACCCTGCTCGGATGACATTGTGTCTAGAAGTGGCTCTAACTACAATAGTCCTGTGCATTTTACATTTGACATTGAACTGATTAGCAATGACACAGCCCAGGGTTTAGATCTGTTTGATAAGCCAGTTGCCTGGAATTGCTCAGAATCCTTCCAGTCTCATGGAAACCGTGATCCTATCCCTGTTGATCTGCTAAAGATCACTAGCGCTTTGGTTGAACAGGACTCAAATTGGCATTTTGAAAGACTATCCGAGGAAATAGATCTTTTCAGAGAGTTACCTGATGACAATAG CAAGTTTGGGAAATTGACATTAGCCCGGCTATTGCTTGCTTGTGCTGCTATAAAATCCCGTGGAAGATCTCTAATTGAAAGGAAGGGTTACTGTGAAGAGGCTCTGGGGCTCTTCACTGACTTGATTCACCTGGATCCATCTCATAAGCAATACTACGAGGATGAACGGAGCTTAGTCCTGATGGATAAG CTAACATGTGACATGGAGACTTTCATGAATCACTGTTCAGTTCAGGTTCAACCAAATTCAGCTCCCCTGAATCATGTGCAACTTTGCAGATTGTCTTTAACACGCATTGGATTTGCTGAACGCTTGTTGTGGGTTCAAATGCTGGACCTAAGCCATAATAGTCTTAGATCAGTCGAAG GTTTGGAGGCTTTGCAGCACCTTATGTTCTTGAACATTAGCAACAACCAGATCAGTAGTTTCACAGCACTTGAACCCCTTATGAAGATAATCTCATTGAAAGTTCTGGATTTATCCTTCAACAAGATTGGAGCTCACTCAATTGACACAACACGGTATATCTGCTCGTCTCCATTCTCACACAAAATCAAAGCAAGTGAAGCTTTTGAAGAGTACCAGAAGGTAAATATCAACGTGGAGGAATACTGGGACGCCATACGGTTCTTTAGATCTCTGAAGTTGGCACAGCTTGATATCAAAGGAAATGAAATTGCCAGCAAGGAGAACTTCAGAACTCTTGTCGTGACGCTCATTCCTTGTCTAAAATGGTTTGATGGTGAAGATGTCAATTAA
- the LOC136520274 gene encoding geranylgeranyl transferase type-2 subunit alpha 1-like isoform X2 — MHGRPRRPAKPEDEEAASAKAAKLRDLQAQVLHNHHARTYTKEAIGLSFKLLEINPEAYTAWNYRKLAFQHNVKELSDPEAIKSAVDDELRVVEVALRQNPKSYGAWYHRKWLLNQKLAPVDFKREFGLLDKLLKVDARNFHGWNYRRFLARFMGVPDEEELKYTMDKISENFSNYSAWHNRSILLSNLLIQQSKGFESKQKIFSEEFELVTQALFTDPSDQSGWFYHLWLLAQTSSPDNPQLIASWPSNAAKLTSSLIKEKVEQHTLSSIWSRTVPIVLYFNEPVKGLNQSSVNLKSDLEFSKDIQWRPLTMADSGYSNCWAAYLQISNECSSLQEYSVEVNIPCSDDIVSRSGSNYNSPVHFTFDIELISNDTAQGLDLFDKPVAWNCSESFQSHGNRDPIPVDLLKITSALVEQDSNWHFERLSEEIDLFRELPDDNSKFGKLTLARLLLACAAIKSRGRSLIERKGYCEEALGLFTDLIHLDPSHKQYYEDERSLVLMDKLTCDMETFMNHCSVQVQPNSAPLNHVQLCRLSLTRIGFAERLLWVQMLDLSHNSLRSVEGLEALQHLMFLNISNNQISSFTALEPLMKIISLKVLDLSFNKIGAHSIDTTRYICSSPFSHKIKASEAFEEYQKVNINVEEYWDAIRFFRSLKLAQLDIKGNEIASKENFRTLVVTLIPCLKWFDGEDVN; from the exons ATGCACGGCCGGCCGCGGCGCCCAGCCAAGCCtgaggacgaggaggcggcgtCAGCGAAAGCCGCCAAGCTCCGGGACCTCCAGGCCCAGGTCCTGCACAATCACCATGCCCGCAC GTACACCAAGGAGGCAATTGGGCTGAGCTTCAAGTTGCTCGAGATAAATCCAGAGGCCTACACCGCATGGAACTACCGGAAGCTTGCGTTTCAGCACAATGTGAAGGAGCTTTCTGACCCGGAGGCCATCAAGTCTGCTGTTGATGATGAGCTGAGAGTG GTTGAGGTTGCTTTAAGGCAGAACCCAAAGTCCTATGGGGCTTGGTATCACCGGAAGTGGTTGCTAAACCAAAAGCTAGCGCCCGTGGATTTCAAACGTGAGTTTGGCCTCTTGGATAAACTGTTGAAGGTGGACGCCAGGAATTTCCATGGATGGAATTACCGAAG GTTCCTTGCAAGATTCATGGGCGTGCCAGATGAGGAGGAGCTAAAGTATACCATGGATAAAATCAGTGAGAACTTCAGTAATTACTCGGCATGGCATAATCGTAG TATACTTCTGTCCAACCTACTAATCCAGCAGAGCAAAGGTTTTGAGTCAAAGCAGAAGATTTTTTCCGAGGAGTTTGAACTTGTTACTCAAGCTCTCTTTACAGATCCAAGTGACCAAAGTGGATGGTTCTATCACCTCTGGCTTTTAGCTCAAACGTCTAGTCCAGATAACCCCCAGCTGATTGCTTCATGGCCTTCTAATGCTGCAAAGCTCACTTCCTCTTTGATCAAGGAAAAAGTTGAGCAGCACACACTTTCATCCATCTGGTCAAGGACTGTACCCATTGTTCTTTATTTTAATGAGCCTGTCAAAGGATTAAATCAATCAAGTGTTAACTTAAAGTCTGATTTGGAGTTCAGCAAGGATATTCAATGGAGACCCCTCACAATGGCAGACTCTGGGTATTCTAACTGTTGGGCCGCATATCTCCAAATTAGCAATGAATGTAGCAGTTTGCAGGAATATTCTGTTGAAGTGAACATACCCTGCTCGGATGACATTGTGTCTAGAAGTGGCTCTAACTACAATAGTCCTGTGCATTTTACATTTGACATTGAACTGATTAGCAATGACACAGCCCAGGGTTTAGATCTGTTTGATAAGCCAGTTGCCTGGAATTGCTCAGAATCCTTCCAGTCTCATGGAAACCGTGATCCTATCCCTGTTGATCTGCTAAAGATCACTAGCGCTTTGGTTGAACAGGACTCAAATTGGCATTTTGAAAGACTATCCGAGGAAATAGATCTTTTCAGAGAGTTACCTGATGACAATAG CAAGTTTGGGAAATTGACATTAGCCCGGCTATTGCTTGCTTGTGCTGCTATAAAATCCCGTGGAAGATCTCTAATTGAAAGGAAGGGTTACTGTGAAGAGGCTCTGGGGCTCTTCACTGACTTGATTCACCTGGATCCATCTCATAAGCAATACTACGAGGATGAACGGAGCTTAGTCCTGATGGATAAG CTAACATGTGACATGGAGACTTTCATGAATCACTGTTCAGTTCAGGTTCAACCAAATTCAGCTCCCCTGAATCATGTGCAACTTTGCAGATTGTCTTTAACACGCATTGGATTTGCTGAACGCTTGTTGTGGGTTCAAATGCTGGACCTAAGCCATAATAGTCTTAGATCAGTCGAAG GTTTGGAGGCTTTGCAGCACCTTATGTTCTTGAACATTAGCAACAACCAGATCAGTAGTTTCACAGCACTTGAACCCCTTATGAAGATAATCTCATTGAAAGTTCTGGATTTATCCTTCAACAAGATTGGAGCTCACTCAATTGACACAACACGGTATATCTGCTCGTCTCCATTCTCACACAAAATCAAAGCAAGTGAAGCTTTTGAAGAGTACCAGAAGGTAAATATCAACGTGGAGGAATACTGGGACGCCATACGGTTCTTTAGATCTCTGAAGTTGGCACAGCTTGATATCAAAGGAAATGAAATTGCCAGCAAGGAGAACTTCAGAACTCTTGTCGTGACGCTCATTCCTTGTCTAAAATGGTTTGATGGTGAAGATGTCAATTAA
- the LOC136521394 gene encoding zinc finger CCCH domain-containing protein 45, translating into MDDGDGGLSFDFEGGLDSVPAAGGGGPVPSSTDPGAGGGGGGDGPGMHGRGRGRGSYRQTVCRHWLRGLCMKGEACGFLHQFDKARMPVCRFFRDFGECREPDCAYKHSYDDVKECNMYKMGFCPNGPNCRYKHIKLPGPPPSVEEVLQKILQMRSFNRYGQNRNNNYNQQGERPQHPQGSGMPNQNSAENATAVAPPAGGQQAQMLNQQPPQQQQQQKPNTNDQAQGVSNGHQATRIATPLPQGPSRYFIVKSCNRENLEISVQQGIWATQRSNEAKLNEAFESTENVILIFSINRTRNFQGCAKMTSRIGGYIGGGNWKSAHGTAHYGRNFSMQWLKLCELSFQKTHHLRNPYNDNLPVKISRDCQELEPFIGEQLASLLYLEPDSELTAMLIAAEAKREEEKAKGVSADEAADNQDIVLFDDNEEDEEEESEEEEEGNGQESQGRGRGRGMMWPPQMPMMRGPMMAGRGFPPNMMGDGFGFGGGFGMPDPFGMPRGFPPFVGPRFPGDFARGPMPGMGFPGRPPQPFPLGLDMMMGPGRGPLMGGMGMGGPGRPNRPMGMAPFVPPPPPNNRAAKREQRRPGGDRGDRFETASSDQGSRGHDNTGNSGTDGARAQSGDRYGRSALRDDDSESEEEAAPRRSRKR; encoded by the exons atggacgacggcgacggcggactGAGCTTCGACTTCGAGGGCGGCCTCGACTCCGTCCCGGCGGCCGGGGGCGGGGGGCCCGTGCCgtcctccaccgaccccggcgcaggcggaggcggaggcggcgatgGGCCGGGTATGCACGGGCGCGGCCGAGGTCGCGGGAGCTACCGCCAGACGGTGTGCCGGCACTGGCTTCGCGGCCTCTGCATGAAGGGCGAGGCGTGCGGGTTCCTGCACCAGTTCGACAAGGCCCGCATGCCCGTCTGCCGCTTCTTCCGCGACTTCGGCGAGTGCCGCGAGCCCGACTGCGCGTACAAGCACTCGTACGACGATGTCAAGGAGTGCAACAT GTACAAGATGGGTTTTTGTCCCAATGGTCCTAATTGCCGGTACAAGCATATCAAGCTACCTGGGCCACCGCCTTCTGTTGAGGAAGTTCTTCAGAAGATTTTGCAGATGCGCTCTTTCAACAGATACGGTCAAAATAGAAATAATAATTATAATCAGCAGGGGGAGAGACCCCAACATCCACAGGGTTCTGGGATGCCTAACCAAAATTCGGCAGAAAATGCTACTGCTGTGGCTCCACCAGCTGGTGGACAACAAGCACAAATGCTGAATCAACagccaccgcagcagcagcagcagcagaagccaAATACAAATGACCAGGCCCAAGGTGTTTCAAATGGCCATCAGGCCACTAGAATTGCCACACCCCTTCCACAAGGACCATCTAG GTACTTCATTGTTAAAAGTTGCAATCGGGAGAATCTGGAAATATCAGTTCAACAAGGAATTTGGGCCACACAGAGGAGTAACGAGGCTAAACTCAATGAAGCTTTTGAATCCACTGAGAATGTTATTTTGATATTCTCAATTAATAGAACTCGCAATTTCCAG GGGTGTGCAAAGATGACTTCTAGGATTGGTGGCTACATTGGTGGTGGAAATTGGAAATCTGCTCATGGAACAGCACATTATGGTCGGAACTTCTCTATGCAGTGGCTTAAG CTTTGTGAGTTGTCATTTCAGAAAACCCATCATCTCCGCAatccatacaatgataacctCCCTGTTAAG ATCAGCAGAGATTGCCAGGAACTAGAACCTTTCATTGGTGAGCAGTTGGCTTCTCTGCTTTATCTGGAGCCAGACAGCGAACTTACG GCTATGCTAATTGCAGCAGAGGCCAAGCGAGAGGAGGAAAAAGCAAAGGGAGTCAGTGCTGACGAGGCAGCTGATAATCAAGATATTGTGCTGTTTGATGACAATgaagaggatgaggaagaggaaagcgaggaggaggaagaaggcaaCGGCCAAGAGTCTCAAGGGAGGGGAAGAGGAAGGGGGATGATGTGGCCGCCTCAAATGCCAATGATGCGTGGGCCAATGATGGCAGGGCGTGGCTTCCCTCCCAACATGATGGGTGATGGCTTTGGTTTCGGTGGCGGTTTTGGCATGCCTGATCCTTTTGGCATGCCACGCGGCTTCCCACCATTTGTTGGCCCAAGGTTCCCTGGGGACTTTGCTAGAGGCCCGATGCCCGGGATGGGCTTCCCTGGCAGGCCTCCGCAGCCTTTCCCTCTGGGTCTTGACATGATGATGGGCCCTGGCCGTGGTCCACTGATGGGAGGCATGGGAATGGGAGGACCTGGACGGCCTAATCGCCCCATGGGTATGGCGCCCTTCGTGCCCCCACCACCTCCAAATAACCGTGCTGCGAAGCGAGAACAGAGAAGGCCAGGGGGTGACCGTGGGGACAGGTTCGAAACAGCGTCATCAGACCAGGGCAGCAGGGGCCATGATAACACTGGAAACTCTGGAACAGATGGGGCCAGAGCCCAGTCTGGAGACAGGTACGGTAGAAGCGCCCTTCGGGACGATGACAGCGAGAGTGAAGAGGAGGCGGCTCCCAGGCGGTCAAGGAAACGATAG